In Pseudomonas sp. MTM4, one genomic interval encodes:
- a CDS encoding MFS transporter translates to MSAASFSVDATSPTARRATRVGFFMAGFGLSIWAPLVPYVRERIEMSDALFGTLLLCIGIGSLTWMPLSGLLVTRYGIRPVVLSSVALLLVALGGMAMTESIWLLALSLFFFGGSLGVIDVVLNIQGVMIERDTGKRHMSNFHGMFSLGSICGALALTVALTLGLAPLTGTLLMIAVIAVANLVVTPGYLRDKAPAGGVAFIRPTGMVLLVGALCFVVYLAEGAILDWSALYLTEQKALETARGGLGYASFALMVTIGRFAGGPIVNALGTARVIGFGGLLAAIGVGLSLVTEHWALALIGYGLCGLGCANVSPVLISSLSRQRSMPVHQAITAATTIGFAGVLAGPALIGLIAHFGSLTLAFGLLAVLLASLALGGRRFNE, encoded by the coding sequence ATGTCTGCGGCAAGCTTTTCCGTCGATGCCACATCGCCCACTGCTCGTCGCGCCACACGCGTCGGCTTTTTCATGGCGGGGTTCGGCCTGTCCATCTGGGCGCCGCTGGTACCTTATGTACGTGAGCGCATCGAAATGAGCGATGCGCTGTTCGGCACGCTACTGCTGTGCATCGGTATCGGCTCGCTGACCTGGATGCCGCTGTCCGGGTTGCTGGTGACCCGATACGGGATTCGCCCGGTCGTGCTGTCCAGCGTGGCATTATTGCTCGTCGCGCTGGGCGGCATGGCCATGACCGAATCGATCTGGTTGCTGGCACTTTCGCTGTTCTTTTTCGGCGGCAGTCTCGGCGTCATCGATGTGGTGCTGAACATTCAAGGCGTGATGATCGAGCGCGACACCGGTAAGCGACATATGTCGAACTTTCACGGCATGTTCAGCCTGGGCTCGATCTGCGGTGCGCTGGCCCTCACCGTCGCGCTGACGCTGGGTCTCGCACCGCTAACCGGCACTCTGCTGATGATTGCGGTCATCGCAGTGGCGAACCTTGTCGTGACACCCGGATATCTACGGGACAAAGCGCCGGCCGGCGGAGTCGCCTTCATTCGCCCCACCGGCATGGTGCTGCTGGTGGGCGCCCTGTGCTTCGTCGTCTACTTGGCCGAGGGCGCGATATTGGACTGGAGCGCCCTCTACCTCACCGAACAAAAGGCACTGGAAACGGCCAGGGGCGGTCTGGGCTACGCGAGCTTCGCATTGATGGTCACGATCGGCCGTTTCGCCGGTGGGCCTATCGTGAACGCGCTGGGGACAGCGCGCGTGATTGGTTTCGGGGGGCTGTTGGCAGCGATCGGCGTCGGCCTAAGCCTCGTGACCGAGCACTGGGCGCTCGCACTCATCGGTTATGGCCTTTGTGGGCTGGGCTGCGCCAATGTCTCGCCAGTACTGATTTCCTCTCTGAGCCGACAGCGCAGCATGCCGGTGCACCAGGCCATCACTGCCGCGACCACTATCGGCTTCGCCGGGGTGCTTGCCGGTCCGGCCTTGATTGGGCTCATCGCACACTTTGGTTCACTGACCCTCGCCTTTGGCCTTCTTGCTGTGCTGCTGGCCAGCCTTGCATTGGGTGGTCGTCGCTTCAACGAATGA
- a CDS encoding 3-phosphoshikimate 1-carboxyvinyltransferase: protein MIPSDSDNDSSALYPATENAAALKHDPFIIGLKQRLPEALRESFTEQQLLGLRSAFATRSWARHKIDLRGTFRIWNNQYYFVLVGGHNKRGLTRGQRNLSLVTKAIAITLFLFFSVLVGLVVLYLLKSALGINLLPNHSLGLWDWFKGH from the coding sequence ATGATTCCTTCCGACTCTGACAACGACAGCTCCGCCCTATACCCAGCCACTGAAAACGCTGCTGCGCTCAAGCATGACCCGTTCATCATTGGCCTAAAGCAGCGCCTACCCGAAGCGCTTCGCGAGAGCTTCACCGAACAGCAACTGTTAGGACTTCGTAGTGCCTTCGCCACACGCTCATGGGCACGTCACAAAATCGATCTACGCGGCACCTTCCGTATTTGGAACAACCAGTATTATTTCGTCCTGGTCGGAGGGCATAACAAGCGCGGGCTGACGCGGGGACAGCGCAACCTGTCGTTGGTGACCAAAGCCATCGCGATAACCTTGTTCCTGTTCTTTTCCGTACTGGTGGGATTGGTCGTGCTGTACTTGCTCAAGTCGGCACTCGGCATCAACCTGCTGCCGAATCATTCCCTTGGCCTTTGGGACTGGTTCAAAGGCCACTGA
- a CDS encoding DUF1883 domain-containing protein, whose product MKFIHQREHLNEDDFVIIECSQPCNIRLMNDKNFRSFRNGGRHTYHGGAFDKFPARIKVPNTGFWNITIDTVTRRAISVTRKPALTHSIKIVRNSPSQLK is encoded by the coding sequence ATGAAGTTCATTCACCAGCGCGAACACCTCAACGAAGACGACTTTGTAATCATTGAATGTTCGCAGCCCTGCAATATCCGCTTGATGAACGACAAGAACTTCCGCAGTTTCAGAAATGGTGGTCGGCATACCTATCACGGTGGTGCCTTCGACAAGTTTCCGGCGAGGATCAAGGTACCCAACACGGGATTCTGGAATATCACCATCGACACGGTAACGCGCAGAGCCATTAGCGTTACCCGCAAACCAGCACTCACACATTCGATCAAAATCGTCCGCAACTCGCCCTCGCAGCTGAAATAA
- the sohB gene encoding protease SohB produces the protein MDFLADYASFLAKTVTLVVAVLVVLIALASLRRGRSRHSGGHLEVHKLNDFYKSMRERLEQSLVNKDQLKLQRKREAKAAKLAKKNPESRPRVFVLDFDGDIKASAVDNLRHEITALLTLATPQDEVVLRLESGGGMVHGYGLAASQLVRIRDAGVPLTVCVDKVAASGGYMMACIGQKILSAPFAILGSIGVVAQLPNVYRLLKKHDVDVEVLTAGEYKRTLTIFGENTEKGREKFQDDLETTHELFKNFVARYRQQVSIDDVATGEVWLGIAALGKRLVDELKTSDEYLAARAREADLFQLHYAEKKSLPERFGMAASATLEHGLLKGWTRLNGQRFWQ, from the coding sequence GTGGACTTTCTTGCTGACTATGCAAGCTTTCTGGCGAAGACCGTAACCTTGGTGGTCGCTGTGCTGGTGGTGCTTATCGCGCTTGCCTCGTTGCGGCGTGGGCGGTCCCGGCATTCGGGCGGCCACCTCGAAGTCCACAAATTGAATGACTTTTACAAATCGATGCGTGAGCGCCTCGAGCAATCGTTGGTCAACAAGGATCAGCTCAAGCTGCAGCGCAAGCGTGAGGCCAAAGCCGCCAAGCTGGCAAAGAAAAACCCGGAGAGCCGTCCGCGGGTGTTCGTGCTCGATTTCGATGGAGATATCAAGGCGTCGGCGGTCGACAACCTTCGTCATGAAATTACCGCACTGCTGACCCTCGCTACGCCACAGGATGAGGTCGTTCTACGTCTGGAAAGCGGCGGCGGCATGGTTCACGGTTATGGGCTCGCTGCCTCGCAGCTGGTTCGCATCCGTGATGCGGGCGTTCCGCTGACGGTGTGCGTCGACAAGGTCGCTGCAAGCGGCGGGTACATGATGGCGTGCATCGGCCAGAAAATTCTCAGCGCACCTTTTGCAATCCTTGGCTCCATCGGTGTTGTCGCCCAGTTGCCCAACGTGTATCGGCTACTGAAGAAGCACGATGTCGATGTCGAGGTGCTGACCGCCGGCGAATACAAGCGGACTCTGACGATTTTTGGCGAAAACACCGAGAAAGGGCGGGAGAAGTTCCAGGACGATTTGGAAACGACACACGAACTGTTCAAAAATTTTGTCGCGCGGTATCGCCAGCAAGTATCGATCGATGATGTCGCCACTGGCGAGGTCTGGCTCGGTATCGCGGCCCTCGGCAAGCGGTTGGTTGACGAGTTGAAGACCAGCGATGAATACCTGGCTGCCCGGGCTCGCGAAGCGGACTTGTTCCAACTGCATTACGCGGAGAAGAAGAGCCTTCCCGAGCGATTCGGCATGGCCGCCAGCGCTACCCTTGAGCACGGCCTGCTAAAGGGCTGGACACGACTCAATGGACAACGATTCTGGCAATGA
- a CDS encoding MarR family winged helix-turn-helix transcriptional regulator encodes MRKPEAGDHVDGVLAQWHNVRPESDASPMAIFTRVFRLSKYLNRSIAAVFRTHGLHDGEFDLLATLYRAGQPQGLTPNALRHAAVLSSGAMTNRLDRLEAAGLIQRVANPADRRSLLIRLSDEGQAVLLGCLDEYLATLHRMQAPLDEEQKRALANGLRALLLTLEEQGDD; translated from the coding sequence ATGCGCAAGCCCGAGGCTGGCGACCACGTCGACGGCGTATTGGCCCAATGGCACAACGTGCGCCCTGAAAGCGACGCATCGCCGATGGCGATATTCACGCGCGTATTTCGGCTTTCCAAGTACCTCAACCGCAGCATTGCCGCCGTGTTCCGTACGCACGGCCTGCATGACGGCGAGTTCGATTTGCTCGCGACGCTGTACCGTGCCGGTCAGCCACAGGGGCTGACGCCAAACGCGCTTCGCCACGCGGCAGTGCTCAGCTCTGGTGCGATGACCAATAGGCTCGATCGACTTGAAGCCGCCGGGCTGATTCAGCGTGTCGCCAATCCGGCAGACCGTCGCAGCCTGTTGATACGCCTCAGCGACGAAGGGCAGGCCGTGCTGCTCGGCTGTCTCGATGAATACCTGGCTACGCTGCATCGCATGCAGGCGCCACTCGATGAGGAACAGAAGCGGGCCCTGGCGAATGGACTGCGCGCGCTGCTACTGACGCTGGAGGAGCAGGGCGATGACTAA
- a CDS encoding DUF2970 domain-containing protein: MSDEQERKSLTLRQMLQSILAGALGVQSGKNRARDFSHGKPSHFILLGLGFTVVFVLVILGVVKLVLYLVGL, encoded by the coding sequence ATGAGCGACGAACAAGAGCGCAAATCTCTAACCCTGCGGCAAATGCTGCAAAGCATTCTGGCCGGCGCACTGGGGGTGCAAAGCGGCAAGAATCGCGCTCGCGACTTCAGTCACGGCAAGCCGAGTCACTTCATCCTGTTGGGCCTGGGTTTTACCGTAGTCTTCGTCTTGGTGATTCTCGGCGTAGTCAAGCTAGTGCTCTATCTCGTAGGGCTGTAA
- a CDS encoding DMT family transporter, giving the protein MTKTTRGVTRAHLGMVLWALFVGLSFPAVGLMSEGLPPLLLTAIRFSIAALALLPLLWRQDERWPSLPGLLLYALMGLSLAGFFGTMFWAAHRVSALSMATLFVSVPLLAYCIGRGLGVEQAAGRLLAILALGAFGALGLAIAENNGDLSELKFGFGELAFFFGCIASALYPVLSKWGLHRGVLARQAGLRTFWSLFMGAILIGMLGLIWEQPVALMRMDLRDTALVIYLGVFSSGMTFFLQQRATAVLTPGAVTAYSYLVPFVSMVLLFVAQPQRIGWHWLPGSLMVVLAIALLLRRGESHE; this is encoded by the coding sequence ATGACTAAAACAACCCGTGGCGTTACCCGCGCGCATCTGGGCATGGTGCTCTGGGCATTGTTCGTTGGCCTGTCCTTTCCTGCGGTGGGGCTGATGAGCGAAGGGCTACCGCCGCTGCTATTGACCGCCATCCGCTTCAGCATTGCTGCGTTGGCACTGCTCCCGTTGTTGTGGCGACAGGACGAGCGCTGGCCGAGCCTTCCGGGGCTGCTGCTGTATGCGTTGATGGGCCTGAGTCTGGCTGGCTTCTTCGGCACGATGTTCTGGGCAGCGCACCGTGTCAGCGCGTTGTCGATGGCCACGCTGTTCGTCAGTGTGCCGCTGTTGGCCTACTGCATTGGTCGTGGTTTGGGTGTCGAGCAAGCAGCGGGGCGGTTGCTGGCGATTCTTGCATTGGGTGCGTTCGGCGCACTAGGGCTAGCTATCGCTGAAAATAACGGGGATCTCTCCGAGCTAAAATTCGGCTTTGGCGAACTGGCATTCTTTTTCGGCTGCATCGCCTCGGCGTTGTATCCGGTGTTGAGCAAGTGGGGTTTACATCGTGGCGTACTGGCCCGGCAGGCAGGGTTGCGGACCTTCTGGAGTCTCTTCATGGGCGCGATTCTGATCGGCATGCTGGGGCTGATCTGGGAGCAACCGGTCGCGTTGATGCGGATGGACCTGAGGGACACGGCGCTGGTCATCTATCTAGGCGTGTTCTCGAGCGGCATGACCTTCTTTCTGCAGCAGCGGGCCACGGCGGTGCTGACACCAGGCGCGGTCACTGCTTATAGCTATCTGGTCCCGTTCGTGTCGATGGTGCTGCTGTTTGTCGCCCAACCACAACGAATCGGCTGGCATTGGCTACCGGGTAGCCTGATGGTGGTCCTGGCTATCGCGCTATTGCTGCGGCGTGGCGAAAGCCATGAATAA
- a CDS encoding leucine-rich repeat-containing protein kinase family protein, producing MHTLAQLKSGELKGSTRLNLSEQLEIFPSEIFDLADSLEVLNLSGNRLSSLPPDLWRLHKLRILFCSDNAFTEVPATLGKCLNLEMVGFKANRIRRLPAEALPPKLRWLILTNNQLESLPDEIGRCTRLQKLMLAGNRLQALPEGLSRCINLELLRIAANRLPALPDWLLSMPRLTWLAFAGNPFSDAIEAETLARHPLPPVGRDEITLGSVLGQGASGVIHQAHWQYGNQAPRPMAVKLFKGSVTSDGLPHSEMAACIAAGEHPGLIGIAGPLAESADTLPGLLMELIASSYQPLAGPPSLASCTRDCYEAERRFSVGQMLRIATSVTSVVSHLHRRGILHGDLYGHNLLVDPSGETLLSDFGAASFYAPQSAQGQSLERLEVRAFGCLLEELLERCGVADGHLQVQRLHTLQRQCRLDNPTDRPRFSELQRELEKIDQISLIPAD from the coding sequence ATGCACACACTGGCACAACTGAAAAGCGGCGAGCTGAAGGGCTCCACGCGATTGAATCTGTCGGAACAGCTTGAAATCTTTCCCAGCGAGATTTTCGACCTGGCCGATAGTCTGGAAGTACTCAACCTTTCGGGCAACCGACTCAGCAGCCTACCGCCTGATCTATGGCGGCTACACAAACTGCGCATTCTATTTTGCTCGGACAATGCATTCACGGAGGTTCCGGCGACGCTCGGCAAATGCCTGAATCTGGAGATGGTCGGTTTCAAGGCCAACCGTATCCGGCGTCTGCCCGCCGAGGCGCTGCCACCCAAGCTCCGCTGGCTGATTCTCACCAACAATCAGCTCGAATCCCTGCCCGATGAGATAGGTCGCTGCACGCGGCTGCAAAAGCTGATGCTCGCCGGCAATCGACTGCAAGCACTGCCCGAAGGTCTTTCCCGCTGTATCAATCTAGAACTGCTGCGCATTGCAGCGAACCGCCTGCCTGCACTGCCCGACTGGCTGCTGAGCATGCCTCGGCTGACCTGGCTTGCTTTTGCCGGCAATCCATTCAGCGACGCGATCGAAGCAGAGACGTTGGCGCGGCACCCGCTGCCGCCGGTCGGTCGTGACGAAATCACTCTGGGTAGCGTGCTCGGTCAGGGCGCTTCCGGCGTCATTCATCAAGCCCATTGGCAGTACGGCAACCAGGCACCGCGGCCAATGGCGGTCAAGTTATTCAAAGGCAGTGTGACCAGCGATGGGCTGCCGCACAGCGAGATGGCCGCGTGCATCGCTGCCGGCGAGCATCCCGGTCTGATCGGTATCGCCGGGCCGCTGGCCGAAAGTGCCGATACGCTGCCGGGTTTGCTGATGGAGCTCATCGCGTCGTCCTACCAGCCACTGGCCGGGCCGCCATCACTCGCTAGCTGCACGCGCGACTGCTACGAAGCGGAGCGACGTTTTTCAGTCGGCCAGATGCTACGCATCGCCACTAGCGTGACCTCGGTGGTCAGCCATCTTCATCGGCGTGGCATTCTTCACGGTGATCTCTACGGCCATAACCTGTTGGTCGACCCAAGCGGGGAGACCTTGTTAAGCGACTTCGGCGCGGCCTCCTTCTATGCACCGCAAAGCGCTCAGGGTCAGTCTCTCGAACGACTCGAAGTGCGAGCATTCGGCTGCTTGCTCGAAGAATTGCTGGAGCGCTGTGGCGTTGCTGATGGCCATCTCCAAGTTCAACGACTTCACACGCTGCAGCGCCAATGCCGGCTCGACAACCCAACGGATAGGCCTCGTTTCAGCGAGCTGCAGCGCGAACTGGAAAAAATTGACCAAATTAGCCTAATTCCGGCCGATTAG
- a CDS encoding RNA methyltransferase, translated as MRIHDIHQQLAEIGAKPVHIGRVTRAWLKGQALDIGTRHQKTEDFLPLSVRNGLPAVSETIERLARLRSEHPANDGSARLLVELTDGQMVESVLLPRDGLCVSSQVGCAVGCVFCMTGKSGLLRQLGSAEIVAQVALARRFRPVKKVVFMGMGEPAHNLDNVLEAIDLLGTDGGIGHKNLVFSTVGDPRVFERLPQQEIRPALALSLHSTDAALRRELLPRAPVFDPAELVELGEAYARLVDYPIQYQWTLLKGINDSQEEMDGIIRLLKGKFAIMNVIPYNSLDDDEFQRPTADRIHQIMRYLHQNGVLTKVRNSAGQDIDGGCGQLRARAERVIRKRPESTEKPASKG; from the coding sequence ATGCGCATCCACGATATTCATCAACAGCTCGCCGAAATTGGTGCCAAGCCCGTCCACATCGGTCGGGTCACGCGTGCCTGGCTCAAAGGCCAGGCGCTGGACATCGGTACCCGGCATCAGAAAACCGAAGACTTTCTGCCGCTATCGGTACGCAACGGCCTCCCCGCCGTCAGCGAAACCATTGAACGCCTGGCCCGGCTACGCTCCGAGCATCCAGCTAATGACGGTTCCGCGCGTTTGCTGGTGGAACTAACTGACGGTCAGATGGTGGAAAGTGTTCTCCTGCCTCGCGATGGTCTATGCGTCTCCAGCCAGGTCGGTTGTGCGGTCGGCTGCGTGTTCTGCATGACGGGCAAAAGCGGCCTGCTGCGCCAGCTAGGCAGTGCCGAGATCGTCGCCCAGGTGGCCCTCGCGCGGCGCTTCCGCCCGGTAAAGAAGGTCGTGTTCATGGGCATGGGCGAGCCGGCCCATAACCTCGATAACGTGCTCGAGGCCATCGACCTGCTGGGCACCGACGGCGGTATCGGGCACAAGAATCTGGTGTTTTCCACCGTAGGCGATCCACGTGTCTTCGAGCGTTTGCCCCAGCAGGAGATACGTCCCGCGTTGGCGCTATCGCTGCACAGTACCGATGCGGCGCTGCGCCGCGAGTTGCTGCCCCGAGCACCGGTGTTCGACCCTGCCGAGCTAGTCGAACTGGGTGAGGCCTATGCGCGCCTGGTCGACTATCCGATTCAGTACCAGTGGACGTTGCTCAAGGGCATCAATGACAGCCAGGAGGAAATGGACGGCATCATCCGGCTGCTCAAGGGGAAGTTCGCGATCATGAATGTGATTCCCTATAACAGCCTCGACGATGATGAATTCCAACGCCCCACTGCTGATCGCATCCATCAGATCATGCGTTACCTGCACCAGAACGGCGTTTTGACCAAGGTACGTAACTCTGCCGGCCAGGACATCGATGGCGGCTGCGGGCAACTGCGCGCCCGCGCTGAGCGAGTCATCCGTAAGCGGCCAGAATCAACGGAAAAGCCTGCATCAAAAGGCTGA
- a CDS encoding YhdH/YhfP family quinone oxidoreductase — protein MSSFKALQTSESAEGRFETRLIEREVSELPAGEVLIRVSYSSLNYKDALSASGNRGVTRNYPHTPGIDAAGIVVESSISGYSEGDEVIVTGYDLGMNTAGGFGQFIRVPATWVIKRPSGLSLREAMALGTAGLTAALCVDKLERAGLLPGDAPVLVTGATGGVGSIAVALLSRLGYNVAAVTGKVEQTQFLTSLGATQVIERSALQSGTERPMLKEQWAGAVDTVGGDILFNVIKSLQRGASVACCGLTAGTNFQANVLPFILRGVNLLGVDSVEIPRSTKASMWDKLSTQWKLPNLNELVQEMSLEELPQAIERMLAGQQTGRMLVRLD, from the coding sequence ATGAGTAGCTTCAAGGCACTGCAAACCAGCGAAAGCGCAGAGGGTCGTTTCGAAACGCGCCTCATCGAGCGGGAGGTTAGCGAACTGCCCGCTGGCGAGGTGCTGATTCGCGTCAGCTACTCATCGCTGAACTACAAAGATGCCCTGTCCGCCAGCGGCAATCGCGGCGTTACTCGTAATTACCCGCATACGCCAGGCATCGACGCAGCAGGCATCGTTGTCGAGTCGAGTATCTCGGGCTACTCCGAAGGCGACGAGGTGATCGTTACCGGTTATGACCTGGGAATGAACACAGCAGGCGGCTTCGGCCAGTTCATTCGGGTGCCGGCGACGTGGGTGATCAAGCGTCCGTCCGGACTCTCCTTACGTGAAGCGATGGCCCTCGGAACCGCAGGCCTGACCGCTGCGCTTTGCGTGGACAAGCTTGAGCGGGCGGGCCTCTTGCCGGGCGACGCGCCAGTTCTGGTGACTGGAGCGACCGGCGGCGTTGGCAGTATCGCGGTCGCATTGCTGTCCCGGCTCGGCTACAACGTGGCCGCCGTGACGGGCAAAGTCGAACAGACGCAGTTTCTGACCAGCCTTGGCGCCACTCAGGTGATCGAGCGTAGCGCGCTGCAATCCGGCACGGAAAGACCGATGCTCAAGGAGCAGTGGGCGGGCGCTGTCGATACCGTGGGTGGCGACATTCTGTTCAACGTCATCAAGTCCCTGCAGCGCGGTGCCAGTGTCGCTTGCTGCGGCCTGACCGCTGGGACTAATTTCCAGGCCAATGTACTGCCGTTCATCCTTCGCGGCGTGAATCTGCTTGGCGTCGACTCGGTCGAGATTCCAAGAAGCACGAAGGCTTCGATGTGGGACAAGTTGTCGACCCAATGGAAGCTACCGAACCTGAATGAACTGGTGCAGGAAATGTCCCTGGAAGAACTGCCACAGGCGATCGAGCGAATGCTGGCGGGCCAACAAACAGGACGAATGCTGGTGCGGCTCGACTGA
- a CDS encoding DUF934 domain-containing protein: protein MQRIIKHDQVVDETWHLLPSDVALADLPNSDDVIVPMRLWTDHAHALKVRDGGLGIWLEADEAIEDIVDDLEHFQVVALNFPVFTDGRHFSSARLLRERYGYKGEIRAIGDVLRDQLFLMRRCGFDAYAVRADRDPYDALEGLKDFSVTYQSAVDEPLPLFRRRQG, encoded by the coding sequence ATGCAGCGAATCATTAAACACGATCAGGTCGTCGACGAGACCTGGCATCTGCTGCCCAGTGACGTTGCCCTGGCGGACTTGCCGAACAGCGACGATGTAATAGTGCCGATGCGGCTCTGGACCGATCACGCCCATGCCCTCAAGGTGCGTGATGGCGGCTTGGGCATCTGGCTGGAGGCCGACGAAGCCATCGAGGACATCGTCGACGATCTCGAACACTTCCAGGTCGTGGCGCTGAATTTCCCAGTGTTTACTGACGGTCGTCATTTCTCCAGTGCGCGCCTGTTACGTGAACGCTACGGCTACAAAGGGGAAATTCGTGCCATTGGCGACGTGCTGCGCGATCAGCTGTTTCTCATGCGCCGCTGTGGTTTCGACGCCTATGCCGTACGCGCCGATCGCGACCCCTACGATGCACTAGAAGGTCTGAAGGATTTCTCGGTGACGTACCAGTCCGCCGTGGATGAGCCGCTGCCACTGTTCCGTCGCCGACAGGGCTGA
- a CDS encoding nitrite/sulfite reductase, which produces MYVYDQYDQQIVKERVNQFREQTRRYLAGELTDPEFLPLRLQNGLYIQRYAPMLRIAVPYGLLSSTQIRKLAEITRKYDKGYAHISTRTNVQLNWPDLEDVPEILAELSTVQMHAIQTSGNCIRNTTTDQFAGVAKDELVDPRPWCEIIRQWSTFHPEFVRLPRKFKIAINGAVSDRAAIGVHDIGLEAVKNAEGELGFRVAVGGGLGRTPIVGSFINEFLPWKHLLTYLEAILRVYNRYGRRDNKFKARIKILVKALTPAVFAERVDAEWEHLKDGPSTLNDDEVHRVSQYFVDPPYKTLDDQDDALRQLDAEHTGFARWRERNVVAHKKPGYAAVTLSLKSTGVAPGDVTDKQLDMIADLADRYSFGEVRNSHEQNMILADVEQSRLFELWHELRELGVATPNIGLLTDIICCPGGDFCSLANAKSLPIADAIQRRFDDLDYLFDIGDLDLNISGCMNACGHHHVGHIGILGVDKKGAEFYQVSVGGSSGRDTTLGQILGPSFAQDAMPDVIEKIIAVYVEQRNEDEQFLDTFRRIGIDPFKERVYAANH; this is translated from the coding sequence ATGTACGTTTACGACCAATACGATCAGCAGATCGTAAAAGAACGCGTCAACCAGTTCCGCGAACAGACCCGCCGTTACCTCGCCGGTGAACTGACCGACCCTGAATTCCTGCCGCTGCGCCTGCAGAATGGCCTGTATATCCAGCGCTACGCACCGATGCTCCGCATTGCCGTGCCCTATGGCCTGCTCTCCTCGACACAGATTCGCAAACTGGCCGAAATCACGCGCAAGTACGACAAGGGTTATGCCCACATCAGTACCCGTACCAATGTGCAATTGAACTGGCCAGATCTCGAGGATGTTCCGGAAATTCTCGCCGAACTCTCGACGGTGCAGATGCACGCAATCCAGACCAGCGGCAACTGCATCCGCAACACCACCACCGACCAGTTCGCCGGCGTCGCCAAAGACGAGCTGGTCGACCCGCGTCCGTGGTGCGAAATCATCCGCCAATGGTCGACCTTCCACCCAGAGTTCGTTCGCCTGCCTCGTAAGTTCAAGATCGCGATCAACGGTGCGGTAAGCGATCGCGCGGCGATCGGCGTGCACGATATCGGACTTGAAGCGGTGAAGAATGCCGAAGGCGAACTGGGCTTCCGCGTCGCTGTTGGTGGTGGATTGGGGCGTACCCCCATCGTTGGCAGCTTCATCAATGAATTCCTGCCCTGGAAACACCTGCTGACCTATCTCGAAGCCATCCTGCGTGTGTACAACCGCTATGGCCGTCGTGACAACAAGTTCAAGGCGCGCATCAAGATCCTGGTCAAGGCTCTGACGCCGGCGGTCTTCGCTGAACGTGTCGATGCTGAGTGGGAACATCTCAAGGACGGCCCCAGCACCTTGAACGATGACGAAGTCCATCGGGTCAGCCAGTATTTCGTCGATCCTCCATACAAGACCCTGGATGATCAGGACGATGCCCTCCGCCAGCTAGACGCCGAGCACACCGGCTTTGCCCGCTGGCGCGAGCGCAACGTGGTGGCGCATAAGAAACCCGGTTACGCGGCGGTCACGCTGTCGCTGAAGAGCACCGGCGTTGCGCCCGGCGACGTCACTGACAAGCAGCTGGACATGATCGCCGATCTCGCCGACCGCTACAGCTTCGGCGAAGTACGCAACTCGCACGAACAGAACATGATCCTCGCCGACGTCGAACAATCGCGTCTGTTCGAACTGTGGCACGAGCTGCGTGAATTGGGCGTCGCCACGCCGAACATCGGCTTGCTCACCGACATCATTTGCTGCCCAGGCGGTGACTTCTGTTCGCTGGCCAATGCCAAGTCGCTCCCGATTGCCGACGCCATCCAGCGTCGCTTCGATGACCTTGACTATCTGTTTGACATTGGCGATCTGGACCTGAACATATCCGGCTGCATGAACGCCTGCGGCCACCATCATGTCGGTCACATCGGCATCCTTGGCGTCGACAAGAAGGGTGCCGAGTTCTACCAGGTTTCGGTTGGCGGCAGCTCGGGTCGCGATACCACCCTTGGCCAGATCCTCGGCCCGTCCTTCGCCCAGGACGCGATGCCCGACGTCATCGAAAAAATCATTGCCGTCTACGTGGAGCAACGTAACGAAGATGAACAGTTTCTCGACACCTTCCGCCGCATCGGCATCGATCCTTTCAAGGAGCGCGTCTATGCAGCGAATCATTAA